tggctccatgtaagctaccctgagtcccttcggggagatggaggcgggatattaaaaaaagttgttgttgttatattattattgacacaacaacatagtcttgtttgcatgacacagcaaacaagatagatatgccagGGACTCCTCAGGGATCTTTCCCAAGGATTTTTGAGAAAACCTTCTCACAACCAGTAAcaggcaaagcaaagcaaacccATATTAAAACAGACTCAAAACTGAcccaaggcaccagatcccacctgatcttgcAGGTTAAGCAGGACCAACAATGGGGGACTGCTActgaatcccaggtgctgtaggctctgtctcagaggaaggcactgaGTGAgggttccttgtctaagaaaacccaacaGAGTTCATGGGGTTCCCAAAAGTCAGcaggagacttgaaggcatatgtaTGCGTACAATCTGATCTTGGTCCCTTTTGTCCAAATACTGCAGGCTGGAACCTGCAAAGCATTGGGAAAAGGTGGGCCTTTTGGACtccttgggggattctgggagcggcACTCCAAAAGAAAAACCTCCTCCAAACGCAGGCCAACCCCCAACGCACCCCAGGTGGGCTGTTtcctatttcagaggaaagaactggcaaaaccatctcagagagttccttgcctaagaaagccctacgGACTCCATGGGACCACAGCAGGTGACTCGGAGGCTGCTTTTCAGAGGCCAGAGCCAAGAACCAAGGTCAGCGGCCAGTGACGGCTCTTCTGTGTGGCccacaccctcctcctcctcctcctcctcctcctcagtgtCAGGAGCTACGAATGGATGGGAAGAGGTTCGCAAGGAGGCCTAGTCCTAAATGCAGTTGCCCATGCTGTTCAGCTGGGACCAGAGGGACCCCTATTAAGTCAAGGCTGGGCTACATTCTCCTGTTGTGTGGGGCTCGGTGGGACAAACCATTGGATTTGGGTCTTGGCTCCAGAGAAGGGAGAAGCTATTGCGCTGACGAAATGCATTCACTCCACAGATCAGTACAAGACGATTGGGGATGCGCCGCTCTCTGGGTGTGCCTGCACTACACACTTAAGTAAGTTTCATACACACTTAAAAGGAAAACAGAAGTTAGGGTGCAGgaaaatttgggggagggggaggttggAGCAAAAAGCACTGCAAGAGAGAGCTGTTTTCCCTCCCGGCTTCCCTTTCTGCCCCTCTCTGAATGTTGCAACCCTTCCTGGTGCAAATGCCCAGGGTTGACGCGGCTGGATGGGATCTCGGCCACTGacgaaaaagagggagggagggagggagggagggaatgggGTCCCCGCGCAGACCCCCACCCCAGGCCAAAGGagactctccctctccctccactTACGTGTTCCCACATCGAGAGCATTCGTAAGTGAACTTGTAGTTGATCTCGTAGTTGTGGCACCGCTCCACCACAGGGAGCTCCGGGTGGACCGTGGCCGCCTTCTTGGCATACAGGCTCCAGAACCGGCCGTGCCCGTCCCGAACGCCGTGGAGGAGCCACGTGGCTGCGTGGCAGAGTTCGTGGATCAACGTGTCCCTCAGGCGGTCTAATCCAGAGAAAAGCAGGAGAGACATCAGGAGCCCCGGAACTTGAAGAAAGGCCACCCGGCTGGTCTCCCGGGGCAAGGTGGCCCTTCTGCTGCAGGGTGTCACCCACCGTTTTCTCTCGAGGCCAATTCAAGGGCCATTAATACTCTGGAGGGGAGTGCTGGGGTCCCAAATGGCACTTATGGGTCAGAGTGGGgcaaaatgaaaatgaatttcaacacgGGAAAAAGTAAGCTCCTGTTGTTGGAGCAAAATGAGACCTAAAGGTTCAGCTGTTTAGAGATTTGCTTTAGTGAGCCTGATCAACTCGATTCTGACAATAACTCCCCATGGTCTGCACTCTTGCTGAGCTCTGCCATTTGTGTTGCGTTAGAGATGCTGCGACTGCAATATTATGGCCCAGGACCAACAATTACAAGTTATGGTTACACAGAGTGCCAAGCCCTGAGAACATCCAACAAACAAGGTCTGACACAGACCTCAGGCaaggataataaataataataataataaactttatttttatatcccgccccatctccccgaagggactcggggcggctcacaacagggacaagcccgaacaacaacaacatatttaacataaacttaaaacattccaacaatacacaaaataaaatggacaaatacattaaaatccaagcagataaaatcagagtaattaaaagcatgaCCACGCATGCCCTGGAAATTGGCTCCAGGCCTTGGAGTGCTGAAGGGCTGTGGAACACTAATGCTGGGACAGACATGAGCGATTTCAACTAGGGCTGTGAGAAGACCGAGAAGAGATGTGGACAGGTATACTTAAACACCCAAAGATGGAGCAAGCCTGTTCTCTGCTGCTCCACAGACTAGAACGAGAGACAATGGACTCACGTTATAAGAAAGGATTCCACCCAAATGCCAGGAAGGATCTTCCTGACTGGAACGGGCTGGGCTGGAAGCCTTGGTGCCCCTCCTTCCCTCTGCGATCCTCTCATCATGCCAGGGATGGGGCCGCTCTGTCCTTACTGCTCCGGCTTCCTCCGCTCGTGCTGACAGCGGGGCCTCGAGTGCACTTTGGGATCGGCACTTCCTCCCACTAATTACCTGCAGAGTCACAGACTTTCTCGGAGAGCATGATCCGCGCATAGCGCTGCTCTGGGGGGCCCTTCCGCCGGCCCGTCACGCAGCACCCGGCCGTTTTCCGCATCTTCTTGTTCCAGAGGATCTCCATACTCTCTGGCAACTGAGAGAAAAGGCAGAGTTGTGAAACTGGTATCTCAGCTCAATTCCAGCTCAaacagccgctttgagtccccttcggaggagATAAAttggggcataaataaatataataatgaaaggATCCCAGCACAGCCCTTCACTCCAGTTCCGCAGCCGCAGGACAGAAGGGAGAGGCAACCGAGGAACCCGGTCCAGGCAAGCGGAGGACTTTCCAGCTAGTTCTGCTCATGGTTCAGTCAATTGGACGCTGGGCAGAGAACAAGCTTCTCCCAAAAAGACGGCAGCACGCAACTCTGGCTGCAGGACAGGCGCCGTCTGCTTGGAGTCAGGCCCCCCCAAGCCCACTCAACTGTGGCAAATTCCCCAGAGACCCACCCTCAATTCCACATGGAGAGGGCCACGCACTGCATGGCGGGGCCTGTGTGTGGCATTTCCCAGGCCCACCGGGCAGCATGGGCCCTTCGAGAAAGGCATCCTCCTCCTTCCCTGAGATTTGTCTCTGTGAGCCATTGGGCCAGGGAAGGGCTGAGGGCAAACTAGAACGGGGCTGGCTGGGAAGCCCTTGGGCCGCCCGGGAGCAGAAGCCACAGAAGCCACCACTTGGGCCGCTCAGGCTACCTTTTGCTCAAAGACGGAGGTGTTGTATAAGGCATAGAGGCTTCGCGCCAGCTCCTCCTTCAGACTCCGGAACCGCTTGCAGTGCTGGGTCTCTGGGTCAGACAGCTCCTGCAAGAAGCAGCCTTGCACCCGGCAGGAGCCCCCCCTGCAAGAGAAAGGCCCAAAGGATGACTGTGTGTGTGAGTGCATgcaaggggggagggggctgccaCGCTGGCATTTCAGGAGGGAGACGCCTTGTGGGCCCCAGgcacagccccctcccctccagaGCCCCCACCTGCAGGGCCCTCTCCGGGTATCCCTCGGGTGCCGGTAGAAAAAGGAATGCGCCTTCTAAGCCAAACAGCCCCAAACCCGGCCACCTTTCCTCTTGGAGGCTTTCCCTGAGGTGCTCCTCCACTCAAGGTGCCACGGGAATTTGCCCCACGGCTGCACAGTGTGGTGCCTGCTCTGCCGACCCTGCTTCCCGTTCTCCTGATTTGGTTGCCCAACACGGAGGTTGCCGTCTTCAACCAAGCACGGGCCCGGCATGCTCATCCAACGGCCCGCCCTACAAGCCCCCAGCCCCTGGCTCTGATTCCACCTGGGCGGCCTTGGGACCGGCCCACTCTGGTTCTCAGGAGCCATTTCCACCTCCATTCATCCACTCAGGCGAGGCAGGTCTCTCTGGGGGTCTTTGCGACCCCTCTTTGGTCTCAATGTAACTTTGTGCCACCAGCACCTCACAGACTCTTTATGAGAAAGTTTAAAAGCCTCAGCCCCACCCAGAGACCGCCTCCCCCCGGCCCCTCCTTGGTCCCTCTTGGGCCAGAACGGCTCAAAGGCCCTTCAGAAGAGAGGCCACTGCCTCTCCCCCTTTGCACCCCCCAGAAGCAATCAGGGGGACCCCTTCCTGCCCATGAACCAGAGGAGAAGCCTGGGCGAGGcagggacggagggagggaggggtctcGCTTGGAGAAATGGCTCTTGGTGATCAAGGCCAGGCTCAGGCAGGAGGCAATGGTTGCGAACCTCTGCTCAAAATCAACCAAGTGACCTTGGGCTGAGAGTCCTCCCTGCGCTTCTGGGCTGTTGCTGAGGCAGGTGGGAGAGGGAAAGCCACGCACCCAGCCCCCTCCTTGCAGAAAGGCCAGCTGGGGAGCCCCCAAAACGCCGCTCCTCTGGGTGGGAGGGGACGGAGGCAGGAAGGCTCACCTGGCGGGTGGCGTCCTGTGCCGCTGGGTGATGTTGGCAAGCACCCTGCCCTGGGGGGGCCCGGCCGGCGGCGTCGATGGGCAGGGCCCAAGAGGCCGGGGCTGCTCCCTCTTCACGGATGGGCAGGGGTGTGCGGGGGAAGGCCTCTCTCCTGCCGGGAACAAACCCAGGCAAGCGCTCAGCTGAGGCGAACCAAGCTCCGCGTCAGACCAGAAACGCCTGGTTAATGAAGCCTACCTGCATTTGCCACGGAGAAAGTACCCCCCGCCCAgctcctgcctccccccccctcccaacacTGGCTAACTTTATTCGCCTTCTATGGCTGCTATGGTTTATTTTACATGACAACTGATATTAGGCACTTTTTATACATCTTAATCGTCTAATTGTCTGGGGTACATGCTTTAGTGTAGCTTATGTTATTAacataattatgttttatttaaatctttgtacttgtttttattatcctacttcaaatttttattttctcactAGTTTCTGATGTTATTATGTTGATTTCTGTGAAACTTcggcattgattgtttgcctttttttgtatgtaaactgccctgagtgcccccagggagagagggagggcagTTCATAAGTAAAGCTGTTGTCATTCTTAATGCAAAGGCTTCCAAAATCCCCCTCCCCGGGGCACTCCCTCCTGTCCCCAAGGCAAACTGAGGGGCCTCACCTGCCTCTTCCCAACGTAGGAGCAGCTCGTCCATTCAAAACTgccagaacaacaacaataatgataatgttTCTGGACCAAGGGCTCTCTTGCCCCCTTTCACCAGGGGAATGGATCTCCAGCCAATGTGGCTGAAGGGCTTGAGAAGAAGAGGGAGCACAGCAGGCCCTGTTCCGTGGCACCATGGATCAGGAGCAGCACACGCACAGAGGcatgccctccttccttccctccctccgggCCCAGAGCATGAGTGGTGGGCGGGGGCCTCTCACTCACCAGAGGTGCCCGGGGTGCGGAGGCCACTCTTTTCGGAAGAGAGGAGCATCCTTTGCTTGATGCGTGTGGCCAGGCTGCCGATCTCTTCGTCGGAGCTCCCGGATCCCGACCTGGCGCTCATCGCCGTCCGCCAGCTGTGGGCTGCTGCGCCCGGTGCCCCGCTTGCGTTCCCTCTCCCGGAGCCCcctttgtcctcctcctcctcctcattcgaGGAAGAGTCGGGACTCTGCCTGTGAGGGACACGATCCTCCAACGAGGAGGCAGACGGGCCTTTCCTCCAACCGCCCTGCTGGAGGCCCGACCGCTGGGGCTGGCAGGGGTTCCTCGGCGTGAAGTCGACAAAGACCTGGTCGTCATCGCTGTCGCTGAAGGTGAGCGGAGGCGGGAGCGACACGGAGCGAggggccctcttcttccaggGCATTCCCGGCGTGCCTGCTGCAGAGAGAGGCCTTGGTCCTGCAGGGCGAGAGGAGGGGAGGGTTCAAGCGGACAGTTCCTGGAGGCAAAACCGGGTGACGAGCAGCCTTTAGAGAAAGGCGGGGCCTCAGGACCAGGCCAACACTCTGCACACGTCGCATGGCAACCAGGACCAAGAATGAGGCCCAATCTAGGAGGGCCCACATGGTGATCAAGGATTTATTGACAGCATTTCTGTATAGTTTCTCACAAAAGCCACAGAAAACAACTAAACGTATTCAAAGataaaactatagtaaaatgcaCTGTAAAAACTCCTAAAACGAGTCCTGAATCCAGTCTTGAAATAGTTAAAACACTTGTTTCAAGCCCTGAATGCCTTGTGCCAAAGATGCAGAAGAGACAGGCCTGGCCGGCCTTCCCTGGGGCGCGACAGAGAACCCACCAGCCTTGCTTCAGGCAGCAGGGCCTCTGGCAGagggaaccaacaactgaatggaAAACTGCTGCTGAATTTCTCCTGTTGTGGTCTAGACAGTGTCTTAACCTTCTGCATCTGCGCATGGTTTGGTAGCTGCACAGTGGCAGACAGGAAGGGGCTCCAAAGGGTCACCctttctgcacagagaatcatgagattctctttctctctctttctccctcttcggAAGAACTTAATAAGTcctgcagccttaagaaagctcagaacacTCTTGGGATCCATCTCAACCCGAATATTCTTtctttgaattattgccatcAGGCAAACAGTACAGGgcgacaaagacaaggacaaacaggctgagagatagcttttaccCTAGAGCTGTGTCTGCGTTGAAATCTGTGGTTTCGGACTGATGTGGCACTGGGGGCTGTAAGGTGGTGGTGGGAGTGCAGAGGGATTTACATTTACTTtcattgtacaatgacaataaagttattctattctcttCTCACTTGCCTCTTTGGGCGGATCCGTACTTGTCAGCAAGGTAACTGAGGAAATCCTCCTTGGGCTCCTTCACTCTGGGAGAGAAGACACAAAACCAGGAGGTAAGAGGTCGACAGAGAGCAAGCGGCCACGTTAGCCACTTTGACTCTCTATAGAAGGGAAAAGGCGGGTTAGACATAAGGTAAATAAACAGATAAGCAGGGATGCCCAAGGGAACACCCTGCAGCCAAGAACCATCTTTTGGGGCTCACCTGCAGGTTGGAGGCAAAGGCCCAAGTGCTATGGACTGGTTCCCCAAGCCCACCCCACCTCCGCAGCCCAAGCccctgcccctccctccctcatcccttctcttcccagtagaacaagagaaatgggagAAAGGGGTGAGAACCACAGGCTCATGGCGCTGTAAGAGACtacaggagccatccagtccagccccattctgccatgcaggaacgcaggctcaaagcactcctgacagatggccatccagcctctccagagaagaagactccatcacacGCCCAGGCAGCATCTTCTACTACTctaaggaagtccttcctaaggttaaggtgggatctcttttcctgccgtTTGAGCCCACTGCTtcgaatcctagtttccagggcagcaggagacaagcctgctccctcttccttgcggcaccctttcacatatttatacatgaaatgcagagatacaaaATGGGTGACACTtgacttgacaacagtccatgtgagaatgAGTCTTCATGGGCAACAAGTTGGGcacgagccaagagtgtgatgcagcagctaaaaacgcCAGTGGGATTCTGGGCTGCACCAAAAGGGGTCTagtgtccagattgagggaagagccaaccttaagacaTGGggacacaaagtggagtccacgacatgcaagtgtgaggaagagcaaaccacagatcatttactacaatgcagcctgagccctgccacacgcaCAAGAGAGGACGTTCtcgcagcgacaccagaggcactcaaagtggccagcttctggtcaaaggacatttagcatcataccaagtttttaacaacagcagcaagtaattccattgctgaacagctttaAGTACCTCCTAATAATGTTCAATGGGATCCATTGAGtcctatttatttaatttatgtacagtagagtctcgcttatctaacgttctgtattatccaatggtctaccttttagtagtcaatgtttttgtagtaaatgttgcaatattttggtgctgaatatgtaaatacagtaattactgcataacatgaccatgtattgaactgctttttctgttgatttgttgtataacatgatgttttggtgctttatttgtaaaatcataacacaattttatgtttaataggcttttccttaatccctcattatccaacatttttgcttatccaacgttctgccagcccatttacgttggataagtgagacttgactgtatttaaaacatttatattccgcccatctcaacccgaaggggacttagggcagagcacaacaaatatacggcaaacactccatgccgggacacaaaataactataaatatacacaaaccttaaaatcagttatatctactttaaaatcagctgtttaacccaactcaggacaccatgctggcttggtCAGCGGAAGAGGTTTTTGATTATTGCCTCATGgccctgccccaaaggcttggtcccaccgCCAGATCTTTTCCatttttctaaaggacaggagggagggggctgacctaatctccccagggagggagttccatagcagggggggggggggggacaaggacCACGGAAAAGGAAGGCCCATCTCTCGTTCCCGCCAAACGCGCCTGTGACAGTGAcggaaccgagagcagggcctcccctgaaaatcTTAGTCTCCGCGGTGGTTCGTAAAGGGATATCCGTTCTGATTAAGGAAAAACTGGTCcttgtttccagggcagcagaaaggaagcctctccctctcttccttaggaCACCCTTTCCTATATTTATCCATGGctcctctcatgtctcctctccacctGCAGGCCtatctctttaagatgctcctcagagggattcttcAGTCTCTGGACCTTTGATCCTTTGAGacgccctcttcctctggacaccttcccatTTTGTTCATTACTATATtgatgggttgcggtgagttttccgggctgcctgactgtgttccagaatcattctctcctgacatttcacccgcatctatggcaggtgtaAGGTAccgatgtggcagaggatggaatccctctgaatcccaccgctgccaccaatttgtacagatgctgaggtgacagggaatggaatcccttttgaatccctccgcttgccaccaatatgtacagaggtgaggtgtctgacaggaatgtgtgacagagatggaatccctctgatcctacacacacacacagataccaccaattaataaagatgttttatgagagatgatgttaattaattatttgtttgactatcttcttcgctgccaccaatagaggagacgtcaggcagatggtactggttcttataagctttctctatttgttccacttcaggtgttgatgttacttaacttaatatgagagtatgacagaggcttgatttgaataaaatcaaaacaagtttattgcaggtacagagcttgatggtttcagataacttggtaaaggcacttcgcttaatggttacaacggttatgaggtggttaaactttcaaaaatacttctttctttaagttaCATTAAACCCTGATCCtgctggatcccctgggattaatgttccctaatccacagactctacagatgaccctagacaaatcacctaacttgcctagtctggtctaacctaaatctgactcaaatctttctatttaagccagtctgATTCTCCACAGAAGAATCAGATCCACCACTGTGACTGGaaaatcacagactcctaaaataaatccttttattttaggcctgactcaaattcttctgagtcaccctgattctctacctgagaatcagttccttcactgtggatggaaatcacagactgctgggttttaaaacattccccttttcctttccaagcggcggttggctccgcccctgttgctatggtaacctgttctagcattccaagatggctaccttcccccatacatatggtcaactgaaatactcaccattttaaacttagccaaacctgactgtttaaacaaatcaaataaacatttcATCTATATAcagaatataattatacacttcttcacagcagggatcctcagaggtcgtgaggtatactagaaactagtcaagtggggtatatatatatacacagtagagtctcacttatccaacataaacgggccggcagaacgttggataagcaaatttgttggataatatggagggatcagggaaaagcctattaaacatcaaattaggttacgattttacaaactaactaccaaaacatcatgctatacaacaaatagttcaatatgcagtaatgctatgtagtaattactgtatttacgaatttagcaccaaaatatcacgatgtattgaaaacattgactacaaaaatgtattggataatccagaacgctggataagtgaatgttggataagtgcgactctactatatatacagtagtctcacatccaagctaaacgggccggcagaagcttggataagcgagtatcttggataataaggagggattaaggaaaagcctattaaacatcaaattaggttatgattttacaaattaagcaccaaaacatcatgttagacaacaaatttgacagaaaaagtagtttaatacgcagtaatgttatgtagtaattactgtatttacgaatttagcaccaaaatatcatgatatattgaaaacattgactacaaaaatgacttggataatccagaagcttggataagcgaggcttggataagtgagactctactatatatatatactagctgtgcccggccacacgttgctgtggcgaagtctggtggtatgggaaataaagtattgaggaattggtggtagttaaggtaaagggtaaacgttttcctcttgacattaagcccagtcatgtatgattctgggggttggtgctcatctccatttctaagctgaagagctgtcgttgtccgtagactcctccaaggtcatgtgggatgactgcatggagcggcgttaccttcccaccggagcagtacctattgatgcactcacatttacatgtttttgaacttctgggttggcagaagctggggctaacagtgggggctctgtcagttcccccaattcaaacctgcggcctttcggtccagaagttcagcagctcagcgctttaacatgctgtgccatcaggggatattatttcctaaaggttgtgaatatgcaatatttctgattgttttttttttttgtctgttggaggcaagtatgcatgctgcaattaggaaaaatgattaggatgtaatggccttgcagatttaaagcctagctgtttcctccctgagtgatttgtttgttgggaggtgttagctggccctgattgtttcctgtctggaattaccttgttttcagagtggtgttgtttgcgatatttatatgcttctactgtctgtggccctgagagaacagaggattggccagactttgatgatgggaatcctttgttgggaggtgttagctggccctgattgttttctgtgtggaattcccctattttcagagtgttgttctttatttagtgttctgattttagagattgtattctgttttattataccacattaatttttttatattctgattttagtgtttttgaatacttggagccagattgtattcattttcacggttgaccgcaacacaataataataataataataataataataataataataataataataatagcaaggatagtaatgatagtaataataatgactttggtaatacatagtgcttcactgccttctcagcttcctttctggaagaatcctttcttgggaggtgttagctggccctgattgtttcctttgtggaatttccaatttccttgctttatttactttctttatttctttattactgtcctgtttttagagattatattgttctgcattattctatcctagaaattatttcatatcaaagtagaatctcacttatccaacattcgcttatacaatgttctggattatccaacacagtctgccttttcataatcaatgtttttgtagtcagtgtttcaaattcattgtgatattttactggtaaatttgtaaatacagtacagtagagtctcacttatccaacataagtgggctggcaaaatgttggataaccgaatatgttggataataaggaggcgttaaggaaaagcctattaaatatcaaattaggttatgattttacaaatgaaacaccaaaacatcatgttagacaacaaatttgacagaaaaagtagttcaatacgcagtaatgctatgtagtaattactgtatttatgaatttagcaccaaaatatcacgatatattgaaagcattgactacaaaaatgcgttggataatccagaacgttggataagcgagtgttggataagtgagactctactgtaaatactacatagcattactgtgcatggaactgctttttctgtcaaatttgttgtataatatgatgttttggtgcttaatttgtat
This region of Anolis carolinensis isolate JA03-04 unplaced genomic scaffold, rAnoCar3.1.pri scaffold_25, whole genome shotgun sequence genomic DNA includes:
- the LOC103281513 gene encoding germ cell nuclear acidic protein isoform X2 — protein: MPWKKRAPRSVSLPPPLTFSDSDDDQVFVDFTPRNPCQPQRSGLQQGGWRKGPSASSLEDRVPHRQSPDSSSNEEEEEDKGGSGRGNASGAPGAAAHSWRTAMSARSGSGSSDEEIGSLATRIKQRMLLSSEKSGLRTPGTSGERPSPAHPCPSVKREQPRPLGPCPSTPPAGPPQGRVLANITQRHRTPPARGGSCRVQGCFLQELSDPETQHCKRFRSLKEELARSLYALYNTSVFEQKLPESMEILWNKKMRKTAGCCVTGRRKGPPEQRYARIMLSEKVCDSADRLRDTLIHELCHAATWLLHGVRDGHGRFWSLYAKKAATVHPELPVVERCHNYEINYKFTYECSRCGNTIGRHSKSLDTQRFVCALCRGPLALCQPTRKDGTPAARALTPFAKFVKENYGSAKRSQQGLSHADVMKKLSADFASSRERALNF
- the LOC103281513 gene encoding germ cell nuclear acidic protein isoform X1, whose product is MAEKAPFPGWASDEEDQAFELFLTRIKNARAPRSGSKTPSSARRVKEPKEDFLSYLADKYGSAQRGPRPLSAAGTPGMPWKKRAPRSVSLPPPLTFSDSDDDQVFVDFTPRNPCQPQRSGLQQGGWRKGPSASSLEDRVPHRQSPDSSSNEEEEEDKGGSGRGNASGAPGAAAHSWRTAMSARSGSGSSDEEIGSLATRIKQRMLLSSEKSGLRTPGTSGERPSPAHPCPSVKREQPRPLGPCPSTPPAGPPQGRVLANITQRHRTPPARGGSCRVQGCFLQELSDPETQHCKRFRSLKEELARSLYALYNTSVFEQKLPESMEILWNKKMRKTAGCCVTGRRKGPPEQRYARIMLSEKVCDSADRLRDTLIHELCHAATWLLHGVRDGHGRFWSLYAKKAATVHPELPVVERCHNYEINYKFTYECSRCGNTIGRHSKSLDTQRFVCALCRGPLALCQPTRKDGTPAARALTPFAKFVKENYGSAKRSQQGLSHADVMKKLSADFASSRERALNF